The following proteins are co-located in the Alphaproteobacteria bacterium genome:
- a CDS encoding ETC complex I subunit produces the protein MEVRIFAPSKNAMQSGRAKTGGWVIEFEPTSRADPDPLMGWARSTDTRRQVRLNFDTKEEAIAHAERNGWTYTVQKPKERRIRPKAYADNFSVNRTQPWTH, from the coding sequence ATGGAAGTTCGTATTTTTGCGCCGTCGAAGAACGCCATGCAGTCCGGCCGCGCCAAGACCGGCGGCTGGGTCATCGAGTTCGAACCCACGTCGCGCGCGGATCCGGATCCGCTGATGGGCTGGGCAAGGTCGACCGACACGCGCCGCCAGGTGCGGCTGAACTTCGATACGAAGGAAGAGGCCATTGCCCATGCCGAACGCAATGGCTGGACCTATACGGTGCAGAAACCGAAGGAACGCCGCATCCGGCCGAAGGCCTATGCGGACAATTTTTCCGTGAACCGGACCCAGCCCTGGACGCACTAG
- a CDS encoding heavy metal translocating P-type ATPase: MDGETGMRDALAPTDAETVRFRVEGMSCAGCVGNVEKALAGVPRVNRVSVNLATGLADVGGNAAMADLLAAVEKAGYHAVADSNIEDVDAVAARDRRDGLTVLAAALLTLPLVAPMVAAPFGYHAMLPGTVQLVLAAIVQLPIGWRFYTGAAKALRSGVGTMDVLVALGTSAAFGLSVYNLFTIGEGAHLYFEASAAIITLVLFGQWLEKRARQGTSRAIRELMRLRPDTALVERNGEAKPIPAAQVVAGDIVIVRPGERIPVDGTVLKGESAADESLLTGESMPVDKRPGDPVTGGSVNGDGVLRLRATRVGRDSLLERIIAMVEGAQAAKPPVQRLVDRVAHVFVQAVVAVALATGIGWGFAGAGAEIAIITAVAVLVIACPCALGLATPTAIMAGTGAAARAGILIRDAVALERAGSVTAVVFDKTGTLTMGTPSVTDIVAADGEADGLLRRAAAAQQGSEHPLAQAVLRAAKDAGLSLPILDSFSRIGGKGLRATLGGETLLIGNRALMAEAGVDTAALEARVAALENAGKTVMWVARQGAGIDGVIAVQDALRPGAAEAVSVLSSRGIRTVMLSGDNRRTVAAIAAGLHLDRFEAEVLPEDKAAFIAELQGQGLVVAMVGDGVNDAPALAAADVGIAMGGGSDVAMEVAAVTLMRGDPRLVADAIAISRATARKIRQNLFWAFIYNTIGIPLAAVGLLSPVFAGAAMAFSSVSVVSNALLLTRWKPVAATAAERTKA, encoded by the coding sequence ATGGATGGCGAAACGGGCATGCGCGACGCGCTGGCGCCGACGGATGCGGAAACGGTGCGGTTCCGCGTCGAGGGGATGAGCTGCGCCGGCTGCGTCGGCAATGTGGAAAAGGCGCTGGCGGGCGTGCCCCGGGTAAACAGGGTGTCGGTCAATCTGGCGACGGGGCTGGCCGATGTCGGCGGAAACGCGGCGATGGCGGATCTTCTCGCGGCGGTCGAGAAGGCGGGCTACCACGCCGTCGCCGATTCGAATATCGAGGATGTGGACGCGGTCGCCGCGCGCGACCGGCGCGACGGGCTGACGGTGCTTGCCGCCGCACTGCTGACCCTGCCGCTGGTGGCGCCGATGGTCGCCGCCCCTTTCGGATATCATGCGATGCTGCCGGGCACGGTCCAGCTTGTCCTGGCCGCTATCGTGCAACTCCCCATCGGCTGGCGGTTCTATACCGGCGCGGCGAAAGCGCTGCGCAGCGGCGTCGGCACCATGGACGTGCTGGTCGCCCTGGGCACCAGCGCCGCCTTCGGCCTCAGCGTCTACAACCTGTTCACCATCGGCGAAGGCGCCCATCTCTATTTCGAGGCCTCGGCGGCGATCATTACCCTGGTGCTGTTCGGCCAGTGGCTGGAAAAGCGGGCGCGGCAGGGCACCTCGCGGGCGATCCGCGAACTGATGCGGCTGCGGCCGGACACCGCGCTGGTGGAACGCAACGGCGAAGCGAAGCCGATTCCGGCGGCGCAGGTCGTGGCGGGCGATATCGTCATCGTGCGGCCGGGCGAGCGTATCCCGGTCGACGGCACGGTGCTGAAAGGCGAAAGCGCGGCGGATGAATCGCTGCTGACCGGCGAAAGCATGCCGGTCGACAAGCGGCCCGGCGACCCGGTGACCGGCGGCAGCGTCAATGGCGATGGCGTGCTGCGGCTGCGCGCCACCCGCGTCGGCCGGGACTCGCTGCTGGAGCGGATCATCGCGATGGTCGAGGGCGCGCAGGCGGCGAAGCCGCCGGTGCAGCGGCTGGTCGACCGGGTCGCGCATGTCTTCGTGCAGGCGGTGGTCGCCGTGGCGCTGGCGACGGGGATCGGTTGGGGATTTGCCGGGGCCGGGGCCGAAATCGCCATCATTACCGCCGTCGCCGTGCTGGTGATCGCCTGTCCCTGCGCGCTGGGGCTGGCCACGCCGACGGCGATCATGGCCGGCACCGGCGCCGCCGCGCGGGCCGGAATCCTGATCAGGGACGCGGTCGCGCTGGAACGCGCCGGTTCGGTCACGGCGGTGGTCTTCGACAAGACCGGAACCCTGACCATGGGTACGCCCTCGGTGACCGATATCGTCGCCGCCGACGGCGAAGCAGACGGGTTGCTGCGACGCGCCGCCGCCGCCCAGCAGGGCAGCGAGCATCCGCTGGCGCAGGCTGTGCTGCGCGCGGCGAAAGACGCCGGCCTGTCGCTGCCGATACTGGATTCGTTCAGCCGTATCGGCGGCAAGGGGCTTCGGGCGACCCTGGGCGGGGAGACGCTGCTGATCGGCAACCGGGCGCTGATGGCGGAGGCAGGCGTCGATACCGCGGCACTGGAAGCCCGTGTGGCGGCGCTGGAAAACGCCGGCAAGACCGTCATGTGGGTTGCGCGGCAGGGCGCCGGGATCGACGGCGTCATCGCGGTGCAGGATGCCCTGCGGCCGGGCGCCGCCGAAGCCGTGTCGGTGCTGTCGTCACGCGGTATCAGAACGGTCATGCTGAGCGGCGACAACCGGCGCACGGTCGCGGCGATTGCGGCGGGACTGCATCTCGACCGGTTCGAGGCCGAGGTCCTGCCGGAAGACAAGGCCGCTTTCATTGCGGAACTGCAGGGGCAGGGGCTTGTGGTCGCCATGGTCGGTGACGGGGTGAACGACGCGCCCGCGCTGGCGGCGGCGGATGTGGGCATCGCGATGGGCGGCGGCAGCGATGTGGCGATGGAGGTCGCGGCGGTCACCCTGATGCGGGGCGACCCGCGCCTGGTCGCCGATGCGATCGCGATCAGCCGGGCGACCGCGCGGAAGATCCGCCAGAACCTGTTCTGGGCCTTCATCTACAACACCATCGGTATCCCGCTGGCGGCCGTTGGCCTGCTGAGCCCGGTCTTTGCCGGAGCGGCGATGGCGTTCAGCAGCGTCAGCGTGGTGTCGAACGCGCTGCTGCTGACGCGCTGGAAACCGGTTGCCGCGACCGCGGCGGAAAGGACGAAAGCATGA
- a CDS encoding alkaline phosphatase family protein, with protein sequence MPDIKNVLLIVVDQWRGDTMGVLGHPCIRTPNLDMLCRDGVTFRNSYTQGVPCGPARASLLTGQYVMNHRLVQNGVPLDARHYNLADALREAGYDPALVGYTSTAPDPRTTSPNDPRFSDLGHMMPGWSVVASLEPRRRPYFDWLRQRGVDVPANPNDIWLPAEPGDAGPGATMAPSRVDAAHSDTTWTTEHGLAYLKGAEGKPWFLHLGYWRPHPPFIAPHPYNARYDPAEVPPPVRAASPEAEAAQHPLLDHQLGKVGQDKFFRDGAGLGCDMDDAAVRRMRAAYYGLIEEVDEHIGRVIAWLKESGQYDNTLIVFTSDHGEQLGDHYLLGKQGYFDESFHVPLVIRDPRAAADGARGDIVEAFTESIDVMPTILDWLGRDRPRSCEGASLLPFLAGKTPAGWRTEAHYEYDFRPNYDVADSAPPFGLSVDQCGMSIIRDADYKYVHFDALPPLFFDLKDDPNQFRNLAEDPAYTGRVLEYAQKMLSWRLHHAERTLTGYSSSPKGLLKTA encoded by the coding sequence ATGCCGGATATCAAGAATGTATTGCTTATCGTCGTCGACCAGTGGCGCGGCGATACGATGGGTGTGCTTGGCCATCCCTGCATCCGGACGCCGAACCTGGACATGCTGTGCCGTGACGGCGTTACCTTCCGCAACAGTTATACCCAGGGTGTGCCCTGCGGACCGGCCAGGGCGTCGCTGCTGACCGGGCAATATGTCATGAACCACCGGCTGGTCCAGAACGGCGTGCCCCTGGATGCGCGGCATTACAATCTGGCGGACGCCCTGCGCGAAGCGGGCTACGACCCGGCGCTGGTCGGATATACCTCGACGGCCCCGGACCCGCGAACGACCTCGCCGAACGACCCGCGGTTTTCGGATCTCGGCCACATGATGCCGGGCTGGAGCGTGGTGGCGTCGCTGGAACCGCGCCGGCGGCCCTATTTCGACTGGCTGCGCCAGCGGGGCGTCGACGTACCGGCAAATCCCAACGACATCTGGCTGCCCGCCGAACCGGGCGATGCGGGCCCCGGCGCCACCATGGCGCCGTCGCGGGTCGACGCCGCGCATTCGGATACGACATGGACGACCGAACACGGACTGGCCTACCTGAAAGGGGCCGAGGGCAAGCCCTGGTTCCTGCATCTCGGCTACTGGCGACCGCACCCGCCCTTCATCGCGCCGCACCCCTACAACGCGCGCTACGATCCGGCCGAAGTGCCGCCGCCGGTCCGCGCCGCCAGCCCGGAGGCGGAAGCGGCGCAGCATCCGCTGCTGGACCATCAGCTCGGCAAGGTCGGGCAGGACAAGTTCTTCCGCGACGGCGCGGGACTGGGCTGCGACATGGACGACGCCGCCGTGCGCCGCATGCGCGCCGCCTATTACGGATTGATCGAGGAGGTCGACGAACATATTGGCCGCGTCATCGCCTGGCTGAAGGAAAGCGGCCAGTACGACAATACCCTGATCGTCTTCACGAGCGATCACGGCGAACAGCTGGGCGACCACTACCTGCTGGGCAAGCAGGGCTATTTCGATGAATCCTTCCACGTCCCCCTGGTCATCCGCGACCCGCGCGCGGCGGCGGACGGCGCACGCGGCGATATCGTCGAGGCCTTCACGGAATCCATCGATGTCATGCCGACGATCCTCGACTGGCTGGGCCGGGACAGGCCGCGAAGCTGCGAGGGCGCCTCGCTGCTACCGTTCCTGGCCGGGAAAACCCCCGCCGGCTGGCGCACGGAGGCGCATTACGAATACGATTTCCGGCCCAATTACGACGTGGCGGACAGCGCCCCGCCCTTCGGCCTGTCCGTCGACCAGTGCGGCATGTCGATCATCCGCGACGCGGACTACAAATACGTCCATTTCGATGCGCTGCCGCCGCTGTTCTTCGACCTGAAGGACGATCCGAACCAGTTCCGCAACCTTGCCGAAGACCCGGCCTATACCGGCCGCGTACTGGAATATGCCCAGAAGATGCTGTCCTGGCGGCTGCACCACGCGGAACGGACGCTGACAGGTTATTCATCCTCGCCGAAGGGTTTGTTGAAAACCGCCTGA
- a CDS encoding DsbA family oxidoreductase: protein MAEPVTLEVFTDYVUPWCYLSTVRIEKLKENFNIAVRLVHFPLHPDTPGEGKSLEDLFAGRGMDLKASYNRMKGLMDAEGLPYGERSHTYNSRLAQELGKWADNQPGGEKLHDALYRGYFVDKRNIGDVDVLLDIVKSVGLSVDAAREVLESRSFKDAVDADWAKSHRYGVTGVPTFVAGGHGVVGAQPYEAIAHLLTEVGAEPRG, encoded by the coding sequence ATGGCAGAGCCCGTTACGCTGGAAGTCTTTACCGACTACGTCTGACCCTGGTGCTATCTCAGTACGGTTCGTATTGAAAAGCTGAAGGAAAATTTCAACATCGCGGTCAGGCTGGTGCATTTCCCGCTGCACCCGGATACGCCGGGCGAAGGAAAGTCGCTGGAAGACCTGTTCGCCGGCCGGGGCATGGACCTGAAGGCCAGCTATAACCGGATGAAGGGATTGATGGACGCCGAGGGCCTGCCCTATGGCGAGCGTTCGCATACCTATAACAGCCGGCTGGCGCAGGAACTCGGCAAATGGGCCGATAACCAGCCCGGCGGCGAAAAGCTCCACGATGCCCTGTATCGCGGATACTTTGTCGACAAACGGAATATTGGGGATGTCGATGTGCTGCTCGATATCGTCAAATCCGTCGGCCTGTCGGTGGATGCGGCGCGCGAAGTGCTGGAAAGCCGCAGCTTCAAGGATGCGGTGGACGCCGACTGGGCGAAATCGCACCGGTATGGCGTGACCGGCGTGCCGACCTTCGTGGCCGGCGGCCATGGCGTGGTTGGGGCGCAGCCCTATGAGGCTATAGCCCATCTGCTGACCGAAGTCGGGGCCGAACCGCGGGGCTGA
- the cueR gene encoding Cu(I)-responsive transcriptional regulator, with amino-acid sequence MNIGEAAKASGVPAKTIRYYESVNLIPPAQRTGSGYRTYGGDDIARLRFIQRSRSLGFSVRDVAMLLDLWGNRARASAEVKALVTSHIDEIDCKIAELRSMRQTLQDLSDRCHGDDRPDCPILDSLAGG; translated from the coding sequence ATGAATATCGGCGAGGCGGCAAAGGCGTCCGGCGTGCCCGCCAAGACGATCCGCTACTACGAAAGCGTCAACCTGATACCCCCGGCGCAACGGACCGGTTCGGGCTACCGCACCTATGGCGGCGACGATATCGCCCGTTTGCGCTTCATCCAGCGCTCCCGCAGCCTGGGATTTTCCGTCCGCGACGTGGCCATGCTGCTCGACCTGTGGGGCAACCGGGCGCGGGCCAGCGCCGAGGTCAAGGCGCTGGTGACCTCCCATATCGACGAAATCGACTGCAAGATCGCGGAACTGCGGTCGATGCGCCAGACCCTGCAGGACCTCAGCGACCGTTGCCACGGGGACGACCGGCCCGATTGTCCCATCCTGGACAGCCTTGCCGGCGGGTGA
- a CDS encoding ABC transporter substrate-binding protein: MSITVYESFRAVFYTPFYLPHALGAYEAEGVDVRLGTSPDLDQVATHLGAGQADVYWGGPMRILMNRDRDANLDLVGFCEAVTRDPFFLVGNRPNPDFTMRGLTGVTVATVSEVPTPWMCLQDDLRRAGIDPAGISRIADGTMAENAAALRAGSIDVAQIFQPAVEELVSSGAGHIWYAAANRGPCTYTTLYTVRRTLDEKADELHRMTRAMYRAQKWLHAHSGAEIGAALAGFFPDCPPEILNAAIDRYKSLGIWGRNPILPREGFERLSTALLSGGLIAEPIPYDACIDMRFAEAAVAEVR; encoded by the coding sequence ATGTCGATCACCGTCTACGAATCCTTCCGCGCCGTCTTCTACACCCCCTTCTACCTGCCCCATGCGCTGGGCGCCTATGAAGCCGAGGGCGTCGATGTGCGGCTCGGCACCAGCCCGGATCTCGATCAGGTCGCGACCCATCTGGGCGCCGGCCAGGCGGATGTTTACTGGGGCGGGCCGATGCGCATCCTGATGAACCGTGACCGCGATGCGAATCTGGATCTTGTCGGGTTCTGCGAAGCGGTGACCCGCGACCCGTTCTTCCTGGTCGGCAACCGCCCGAACCCGGATTTCACCATGAGGGGCCTGACCGGCGTCACTGTCGCCACGGTTTCGGAGGTACCGACGCCCTGGATGTGCCTGCAGGACGACCTGCGCCGCGCGGGCATCGACCCCGCCGGCATTTCCCGAATCGCCGACGGCACGATGGCGGAGAATGCGGCGGCGCTGCGGGCCGGCTCGATCGACGTGGCGCAGATATTCCAGCCCGCCGTCGAGGAACTCGTCAGCAGCGGCGCCGGGCATATCTGGTATGCGGCGGCGAACCGGGGCCCCTGCACCTATACGACGCTCTACACGGTGCGCCGGACGCTGGACGAGAAAGCCGACGAACTGCACCGCATGACCCGCGCCATGTATCGCGCGCAGAAATGGCTGCATGCCCATTCCGGCGCGGAGATCGGGGCGGCATTGGCCGGTTTCTTTCCCGATTGCCCGCCGGAAATTCTCAACGCCGCCATCGACCGTTACAAGTCGCTGGGAATCTGGGGCCGCAATCCGATTCTGCCGCGCGAGGGCTTCGAGCGGCTCAGCACGGCATTGCTGTCCGGCGGGCTGATCGCCGAGCCGATCCCCTACGATGCCTGCATCGACATGCGCTTCGCCGAAGCGGCGGTCGCCGAAGTCAGGTAA
- a CDS encoding PaaI family thioesterase, giving the protein MPDEGFRKWLGVEYEVMEDGHAVVGMDIKAEMRNLRGVVQGGVIASLIDVAMATAAAGGNYDTRLRPMATLELKVNYLAPATGKRLTGTADVVRAGSRSAAVRCDVHTDSGDIVATGLGTFMTRRVHKTDPDGMAPPKG; this is encoded by the coding sequence ATGCCGGATGAAGGCTTTCGCAAATGGCTCGGCGTCGAATATGAGGTCATGGAGGACGGGCACGCCGTCGTCGGCATGGATATCAAGGCGGAAATGCGCAATTTGCGCGGCGTGGTGCAGGGCGGCGTCATCGCCTCGCTGATCGACGTGGCGATGGCCACGGCGGCGGCCGGCGGCAATTACGACACGCGGCTGCGGCCGATGGCCACTTTGGAACTGAAGGTGAATTACCTGGCCCCCGCGACCGGCAAGCGGCTGACCGGGACCGCCGATGTGGTCCGCGCGGGATCGCGCTCCGCCGCCGTGCGCTGCGACGTGCATACGGATAGCGGCGACATCGTCGCCACCGGGCTCGGCACCTTCATGACACGGCGGGTCCACAAGACCGATCCCGATGGAATGGCGCCGCCGAAGGGGTAG
- a CDS encoding alpha/beta hydrolase produces MPRQVVIVHGWSDTSSSFEPLARYLHQNGFEAVPIWLGDYLSMEDEVRVEDVGRRMQDVITDYLADGRLAAPFDMIVHSTGGLVARQWVSAYYAAGKCPARRLLMLAPANFGSVLARMGRSFIGRVTKGWGNWFETGESMLHALELASLYQYDLARRDLFVPEGAGPSPSPYGSDKVWPFVITGTHPYPGKLRAIVNENGGDGTVRVAAANLNIRGRTIDFSHESRRPRVSEWRTRHEYNDGYAFPFAILPDRTHASVIDPEDPDVPYNAPRPHYTLDSLILNALNCETYAEYQALAETWRALNEDTASLADDADARVARFGRDDDPDHFHQYFQIVVDVVDDSGRPVDDYFLEFFATENDEDVSDAVYFHSEVLEHVHVNASLPARRCFFIDRNDLMRNFYGGQDSARLLCLSISAQPPGPNVRYFDDIRWGARQHVVIHGEDDSNRWLKRNSTHFIRVVIPRNPADSVFTLRRAP; encoded by the coding sequence ATGCCACGTCAGGTCGTCATCGTACATGGCTGGAGCGACACAAGTTCGTCCTTTGAACCCCTCGCGCGATATCTGCACCAGAACGGATTTGAGGCCGTGCCGATCTGGCTCGGCGACTACCTTTCGATGGAGGACGAGGTCCGGGTGGAGGATGTCGGCCGGCGGATGCAGGATGTCATTACCGATTATCTGGCAGACGGCAGGCTGGCGGCGCCGTTCGACATGATCGTACACAGCACGGGCGGCCTTGTCGCCCGCCAGTGGGTTTCGGCGTATTACGCCGCGGGAAAGTGCCCGGCGCGGCGCCTGCTGATGCTGGCGCCGGCGAATTTCGGTTCGGTGCTGGCCAGGATGGGGCGCAGCTTCATCGGCCGGGTGACGAAAGGCTGGGGCAACTGGTTCGAAACCGGCGAGAGCATGCTGCATGCGCTGGAGCTTGCCTCTCTCTATCAGTACGACCTGGCGCGGCGCGACCTGTTCGTGCCGGAAGGCGCCGGCCCGTCGCCATCGCCCTATGGCAGCGACAAGGTCTGGCCTTTCGTGATCACCGGAACGCATCCCTATCCCGGCAAGTTACGGGCGATCGTCAATGAAAACGGCGGCGACGGCACGGTGCGGGTGGCCGCCGCCAACCTCAACATACGGGGCCGGACCATCGATTTTTCCCATGAATCCCGCAGGCCCCGCGTTTCGGAATGGCGGACGCGGCATGAATACAATGACGGATATGCCTTTCCCTTCGCGATCCTGCCGGACCGGACCCATGCCTCGGTCATCGACCCGGAAGACCCGGATGTGCCGTATAATGCGCCGCGGCCGCACTACACGCTGGACAGCCTGATCCTGAACGCGCTCAACTGCGAGACCTATGCGGAATACCAGGCGCTGGCGGAAACCTGGAGGGCGCTGAATGAGGATACGGCAAGTCTCGCCGACGATGCGGATGCGCGTGTGGCGCGCTTCGGTCGCGACGACGACCCGGACCATTTCCACCAGTATTTCCAGATCGTCGTCGACGTCGTTGACGACAGCGGCCGGCCGGTTGACGATTATTTCCTTGAGTTCTTCGCCACCGAAAACGACGAGGACGTGTCGGACGCGGTTTATTTCCATTCGGAAGTCCTGGAGCATGTGCATGTGAACGCCAGCCTGCCGGCGCGGCGCTGCTTCTTCATCGACAGGAACGACCTGATGCGCAATTTCTACGGCGGCCAGGACTCGGCAAGGCTGCTCTGCCTCAGCATTTCCGCGCAGCCGCCTGGACCGAATGTGCGGTATTTCGACGATATCAGGTGGGGGGCGCGGCAGCATGTGGTCATCCATGGCGAGGATGACAGCAACCGCTGGCTGAAACGCAATTCGACGCATTTCATCCGGGTCGTCATCCCGCGCAACCCGGCGGATAGCGTCTTCACGCTGCGGCGCGCGCCGTAA
- a CDS encoding YaiI/YqxD family protein, with product MAIYVDGDACPVKDEVVRVAERHGLTVHLVSNSGMRPSRSPLVRQVVVADGLDVADDWIAEHVGPGDIAITADIPLADRCVKAGARVLNHDGKPFTPDNIGNALAVRNLMSDLRDRGEIHGGGRGFSKRDRSDFLQALETTVQAALRDAG from the coding sequence ATGGCGATTTATGTCGATGGCGATGCCTGCCCGGTCAAGGATGAGGTGGTCCGGGTTGCCGAACGGCACGGGCTGACCGTTCATCTGGTATCGAACAGCGGTATGCGGCCGTCGCGCAGCCCGCTGGTCCGGCAGGTCGTGGTCGCGGACGGGCTGGATGTCGCCGATGACTGGATCGCGGAACATGTGGGCCCGGGCGATATCGCCATTACCGCCGATATCCCCCTGGCCGACCGCTGCGTGAAGGCCGGCGCGCGGGTGCTGAATCATGACGGCAAGCCCTTCACGCCGGACAATATCGGCAATGCGCTCGCCGTGCGGAACCTCATGTCGGATCTGCGCGACAGGGGCGAAATCCATGGCGGCGGCCGCGGGTTTTCCAAACGCGACCGGTCCGACTTCCTGCAGGCGCTGGAAACCACGGTGCAGGCCGCCCTGCGGGATGCCGGATAA
- a CDS encoding divergent polysaccharide deacetylase family protein — translation MGTRFRRHARLFYGVAAVFAAGVVVGAVLGGWVARDDAPGADVAIDRVRPALEVPVRAYRPPVRVAEPRQPVPGTREQQPEPQSLQPPDTAAAPPDMVTAEPELPAKRPVEPPVAVAPADPPEPVTRLDTPGTATWLANAVASPATEGRPMIAIVIDDLGIDQARTKRAIALPAPLTLAFIPYGYNLRILAKSGRQAGHELIVHVNMEPTDRGVDPGPKALLTSLSQAEIRERVNWALGRFDGYVGINNHMGSRFTEWPDGMETVLQILRVRGLLFLDSLTSTSSVGAPLARAYGMAYAARDVFLDHDQSAESVIARLKETERIARRNGSAIAIGHPHDVTVDALRKWIPQAKAAGFQLVPLTAIVRSRRGEG, via the coding sequence ATGGGAACGCGTTTCCGGCGGCATGCGCGGCTGTTCTACGGCGTCGCGGCGGTGTTCGCCGCCGGTGTCGTGGTCGGTGCGGTACTGGGCGGGTGGGTCGCGCGGGATGATGCGCCGGGCGCGGATGTCGCGATAGACCGGGTCCGTCCGGCGCTGGAGGTGCCGGTTCGCGCCTATCGCCCGCCGGTCCGGGTGGCGGAGCCCCGACAGCCCGTCCCTGGCACCCGCGAACAGCAACCGGAACCGCAATCGTTACAGCCGCCGGATACCGCCGCCGCGCCGCCGGATATGGTGACTGCCGAACCCGAACTGCCGGCAAAAAGGCCCGTGGAACCGCCCGTCGCGGTGGCGCCGGCCGACCCGCCTGAGCCGGTCACCCGCCTCGATACGCCCGGAACCGCGACATGGCTGGCCAATGCGGTGGCGTCGCCGGCGACGGAGGGACGGCCGATGATCGCCATCGTGATCGACGATCTGGGTATCGACCAGGCGCGCACGAAACGGGCCATTGCTTTGCCGGCGCCCCTGACCCTGGCCTTTATTCCCTACGGCTACAACCTGCGGATACTGGCGAAATCGGGCCGGCAGGCCGGTCACGAACTGATTGTCCATGTGAACATGGAGCCCACCGACCGGGGCGTCGATCCCGGGCCGAAGGCCTTGCTGACCAGCCTGTCCCAGGCGGAAATACGCGAGCGCGTGAACTGGGCGCTGGGCCGGTTCGACGGCTATGTCGGTATCAACAACCATATGGGCAGCCGCTTCACCGAATGGCCGGATGGCATGGAAACCGTGCTGCAGATCCTGCGTGTACGCGGGCTGTTGTTTCTGGATTCGCTGACCAGCACCAGTTCGGTCGGCGCGCCGCTGGCTCGCGCATACGGCATGGCCTACGCGGCGCGCGATGTCTTCCTGGACCATGACCAGTCGGCCGAGTCGGTTATCGCCCGGCTGAAGGAAACGGAGCGCATCGCCCGTCGGAACGGTAGCGCCATCGCCATCGGTCATCCGCATGACGTAACCGTCGATGCGTTGCGCAAATGGATTCCCCAGGCAAAGGCGGCGGGCTTTCAGCTTGTGCCGCTGACCGCCATTGTACGTAGCCGCCGGGGCGAAGGATAG